GTGGTCGCGAACGCGGCTGCGGGGTATGTGGCTGCCCAGGGCGCCGGCTACAGCGTGCGCATGACCTCCGCGACCGACCGCGTGAGCTTCCTCAGGCTCAAGTTCGGCGTCTCCCTGTGGGGCTACGCCGGCCTCGCGCGCTGCGAGGCCGGCTACGAGCCCGCGCCCGGCAGGCACCTCTACGAGAGGGCCGTGTGCGTGGAGGGCGTCTCGGATCCCGCCGAGGTCGAGGCGTCCCGCGACTGGAGAGAGCTGCCCTCGCCCACGCCCAGGAGCAAGATGGGCCAGGGCACCGACCCCGAGGTGCGCCGCCGCGCCGACGAGGCGGCGGGCGTCCTCGACGAGGCCCTGCGTGAGGGCATCGTCGTCAGGGGGATAGGCGAGTACACAATACGCACCATCTCGGACGGCTTCATGCGGGGCGTCCGAGATAAGTACGATGCGGCGGCGAAGGGGCTGCCGGCCGACGACAGGCTCAAGGTGCAGGACGAGCTGCGGGCCATGGATGCCAACCGTGCGTATGACCCCAAGAAGCACGTCCTCTCCGACATGATGAGACCCCAGAACCCCAAGGCCGAGAGGACGATCTGCGCCGACTTCCTGGCCAAGGCTCCGGTGCTCGTCGAGATCGTGCGGAGGGAGCTCGAGAAGTGTCGCGAGATAGCGAACTGCATAGAGGACCTTGGTTGAGGAGCGGGATCTCCGATCGGATACCGCCTGCCGCAGCTTCGACACCTCAGCCCACGTTGTCCCCCACGCCGGTGGGGGAGGATCTAGGAGTTGGCCATGTATGAGAACCTCTTGCTCTCCGCTGGGGGTGGTATCGTAGACGAGGCGTTGCAATGCGCTCAGGACGACTCCGCCGTCCTTGCCATCGGCCTCGGGGGCACGGGCATCGACTGCCTGCGGACACTCAAGGCAAAGGTCCACGAGCGCCTGCGGCCGGACAACCCCGGTGACGCGGTGCCCCGCTACGACCACATCAAGTTCCTGGCAGTGGACTCGGACGCCAAGGGTATGAAAAAGGCGCAACGGGATGGCTTTGGGGAGCTCGACCTAGACACGGAGTTCCTCGACATCTCGTATCCGAACAGCCTCTCCACCCTGTTTGCGACGAGCCGCGATGGCCTCGCGGCGGACCCCGCGTACCGCGAGTGGCTCCAGTTCGATGACCTCAATAAGGTGGGCACGGCCACCGATGGGGCGGGTGGCGTCCGCCAGGTGGGCCGCTTCCTGCTGGTGAGGAGGGCCTCCGAGTTCGTGTCGACAGTTCATGACATGGTCACCGAGGCGATGGAGGATGCGAACGACAACAAACGCAAGGTGTACGTACACATCTTCTCCGGCCTGGGTGGCGGCACGGGCTCCGGGGCCTTCCTCGACGCGTGCTACCTCGTCCGGGAGGCGCTGAGAAGGGCGGGCGCAGCCGGCAACATGCTCATGGGCTACCTCTTCCTGCCCGACGTGAACTTTGCAAGAGATTACATCCCCAACGTCGTCAGGCGATGCATTGGGAGCAATGGCTACGCGGCGATGCAGGAGCTGGACTACTGCATGGGCTTCGGGAGAAACGGCGACGCCTGGCGCCAGGCCTACCCCGGCCTGGGAGAGGTCCGCTGTGAGGCGCAGCCCGTGGACCTCTGTCACCTCGTGGCCGGGAAGACGTCGAAGGGTGTGTCCCTCCCCGACGCGTACGACCACGCGATGAGCGTCGTGGCGGACTACGTGACGGACATTCTTGCTAAACCCGAAGGCATATGTGGCAGCCTCACGATCCTCCTGAGTAAGATAAGGATTTTCAGCGCGATGGAGAGAGACCGTCAGGACGCCGGCGCCTGCTACGACTACCTCGTCCTCGGGGCCTCGTGCGCCGTCGTGCCGTACGGCAGGATCATGACCTACCTCGCCTCGGGCCTCTTCCAGAGGCTCGAGGGGCTCGGCATGCGCGGCAGGGTCCCGACGCAGCAGGAGGTGGGGCAGTTCCAGGAGGACGTGGGCCTCACGCACGACGCCTTGCTGGAGGAGCTGCAGAGGGGCGTCGAGGTCGACCCCGGCCACTACGACGCGAGGCCGGCCGACGCGCAGAAGAAGAGCTCGAACGTGGAGGATCACTACATGGGCCTCGAGGCCGCCGCGAAAGGTGCCCTCGACCGGAACCTCGCGGACCTCTCGAGGGAGGTCCCGGGCCACGTCCGGACCGGGCTGCCCCCCGACGGCAGGGCCCAGGCCGTGATGGCCAAGGTGGTGAACGCCGTCCTCGACGCCATGGTCGACCCCGAGCGCGGCCCCTGGTACGCCTCCGCGCTCGTGCGCTCCGTCAAGGGCACCGACCTGCTCGCGGCGGCGTGGGGCATCGAGGCCGAGGCGGTGAGGGAGTGCAATCACGAGGCGGCCCAGGAGCAGAAGGGAATGCCCATCTGGGACGACTTCGCGAGGGCGCGAGGGAAGTTCTTCGTGGCCCCGAACATCCCGTTTCTCCTGAAGGGGAAGTACGACGCCTTCGTCGAGGCGACCCGCGAGCTGACCCTCTGCCGCATCAGGAGGGACTCGTACGAGGCGCTCGAGAACCTCGCGGGTAGCTTGGCCGCGCAGATCAAGCGCCTCGCGGACGAGCTCACCGACCCCTTCGAGAGGGTCATGGAGGGGCTTATCGACACCTTCGACGCGAACCGGTCCTACCTCAAAGCCTTTGCGGACGGCGCGGGCGCCTACGAGCAGCCGATAGTCACGATGAGTCAGATCGCCCCCGCGCTCGACGGGGAGCTAGAGAAATGCGACGTTGGCAAGGTCACCCAAGAACTGCTCGACACATTGCTGGACGAGGGGGGCAGGGCCGCCTG
The DNA window shown above is from Olsenella sp. oral taxon 807 and carries:
- a CDS encoding tubulin-like doman-containing protein, encoding MYENLLLSAGGGIVDEALQCAQDDSAVLAIGLGGTGIDCLRTLKAKVHERLRPDNPGDAVPRYDHIKFLAVDSDAKGMKKAQRDGFGELDLDTEFLDISYPNSLSTLFATSRDGLAADPAYREWLQFDDLNKVGTATDGAGGVRQVGRFLLVRRASEFVSTVHDMVTEAMEDANDNKRKVYVHIFSGLGGGTGSGAFLDACYLVREALRRAGAAGNMLMGYLFLPDVNFARDYIPNVVRRCIGSNGYAAMQELDYCMGFGRNGDAWRQAYPGLGEVRCEAQPVDLCHLVAGKTSKGVSLPDAYDHAMSVVADYVTDILAKPEGICGSLTILLSKIRIFSAMERDRQDAGACYDYLVLGASCAVVPYGRIMTYLASGLFQRLEGLGMRGRVPTQQEVGQFQEDVGLTHDALLEELQRGVEVDPGHYDARPADAQKKSSNVEDHYMGLEAAAKGALDRNLADLSREVPGHVRTGLPPDGRAQAVMAKVVNAVLDAMVDPERGPWYASALVRSVKGTDLLAAAWGIEAEAVRECNHEAAQEQKGMPIWDDFARARGKFFVAPNIPFLLKGKYDAFVEATRELTLCRIRRDSYEALENLAGSLAAQIKRLADELTDPFERVMEGLIDTFDANRSYLKAFADGAGAYEQPIVTMSQIAPALDGELEKCDVGKVTQELLDTLLDEGGRAAWGPGGDDAPLARLVSRYFVGTFSDWSQRSLKEYLADRYNIHGNDQKLANKVQGDLLQTMGSRADVLFDTAVGYKLPVSSTLCYVTVPQGFPVVANAAAGYVAAQGAGYSVRMTSATDRVSFLRLKFGVPLWGYAGLARCEAAYTPAPGRHLYERAVHVEGVSDPAEVEASRDWGNLPSPTPRSKMGQGTDPEVRRRADEAAGVLDEALREGVVVRGAREYTIRTIADTFMRGVRDKYDAAARLPAADRLKVQDELRAMDSNRAYDPKKHILSDVMRPQNPKAERTICADLLAKAPVLVEIVRRELEKCREIARCIEDLEPKG